ATTGGCATGATTTCTCGCTTTCCAAGTCAGTGAAAACCACCATCAATAAATGGCACCTGCCAATAATAGCTTTTGTGTGACTGAACAACATATGCCCATGCAGGTGATGTTTAATAGCCAGTCATGAATATTAATACACCTGTCCAACAGTAGAAATAAAGGCAAAATTAAAAGGTTAAAGAGATAAATACTTGGGAGATGAAGTTGTTTTGTATTTGAACAGAAAAGGCCAGCTGCTTCATCTGGCTTTCGTTATCAATATAGCTAAATACGGTTTTAAagtgcattttttatttggtcaCTGACGCTGTAGGCTAATAAGTAACGAGTTATCTACgtatgggtttttttttctgtatcgAAAAATCTATAGGCTACACATAAAACAAACACGGGAAAGTTGTTGGGTTCTGTGACTGCCCTACGTTTTGTTTTCAGGCCTGTAggcatgaaaaagaaaatgttcacACTCGTTTTTTGTCCTAAATTTTTCGTGTTATCTATTTGTTGTTCACTTTCTCAGTTATTGTATATGTCGACCGCAAGAAACACAGCGTTTTATAGCATCCCTAGCCTAAAGTGACCTGTTGCATTTCACCGAACGTCCTCACAGTTGGAGAAGGTAGGCTGTGATTTTACCACGACAAACGAAAACTTTGTCACTAAACAttaagaaaaggaaatgcaCACAAATGAAAGTAGCTTTAACTCGTTTCTCTTTGAGTAAATAACAGTCATAAAGACTTGCACACAATCTTTCTTTCGTAGCTAGAGAGAAGTGCATAGTTTTTCATCAGTTTTTTAGCTAAGTAGTAACCCTTTTCTAACTTGTGTGAATGGATAAAAGCCTCTACGTCTGCATTGTGTggtctatatttttttttttttttttttttttttttttttttttttttttttttttttttttttttatttttttttttttttttttttttttttttttttttttttttttttttttttttttttttttttttttttttttttttttttttttttttttttttttttttttttttttttttttttttttttttttttttttttttttttttttttttttttttttctttttatttacttttttttttttatatattttttttttttttttttttttttttttttttttttttttttttttttttttttttttttttttttttttttttttttttttttttttttttttttttttttttttttttttttttttttttttttttttttttttttttttttttttttttttttttttttttttttttttttttttttttttttttttttttttttttttttttttttttttttttttttttttttttttttttttttttttttttttttttttttttttttttttttttattttattttttttttttttttttttttttttttttttttttttttttttaattttatttttttattttatttattttttttatttattaatttttataattttttttcctatttcatatcttttttttttttttttttttttttttttttttttttttttttttttttttttttttttaattttttttttttttttttaattttgttttttgttgtttgtggtagaaaaaagagaagaaaaaataaaaaaaaaaaaaattataaatttttttttttttttttttttttttttttttttttttttttttttttttttttttttttattctttggaaaaaaaaaaaattttttttttttttttttttttttttttttttttttttttttttttttttttttttttttttttttttttttttttattttttttaataattattattttatttttttttaaaccccctttatttttttttttttttttttttttttttttttttttttttttttccccttttttaaattttttttttttttttttttttttccaataaaattaatttattttttttttttttttttttttttttccccaaagggggaaaaaattttcaaagggAACCCTAACCCCTCTATACGCAAAGTTCTGCAATTGTGAGAGATAGCCCAACTCGCCATAGAAGTGTTTGTAGAAAATTCGGGAACGATGAACTCCGTAAAAGGCTAACGAAAAGTATGACATACATTCAAGTTGTGTCTTTCTCGCGGCCGTCTAAAgatgaatgaaaaagaatagTAAATGTCTAACCGGTTATAGTTTTGGAACCACACCTTTAAAACAACGTGTCTGGGGTCTGGATGAAAAACAACCTGGATATGCTGCATTCCAGTTCGATATAAAAATATGCAATGTCTGGTTTAGTCTAAACCTTGACATGCCCCATTATGACGTGTTCACGTGAGCCCTGCATTGCTCCTTTTcccaagaaaaataaattaccACATCGTGACCTAGACTCAATACAACAGATACGAAAAGTATGACGAAGAAATGGCGTAAAAACTTTTGCCTACTGAAGTAAAGGTTTCCCTTTTAAATTATGTAAATGGTACAAAAATCGTAGTTCGATATAGGAGATCCATTTATTTAGCGATAAATGACATTGCGTATGCAATGTAAGTTGTGTGGAATACTCTTGAATAAATGTTAATATAGTGATGTGTTCTTATGTAATTTGTTTGTATGTGGTAGATGTGATGACGATTAATCTTGTTGCTCAAGTTCTGTGATGAAACTCAAATCGGTGTCTTTGAGATTGGACTTCATCCAATCGTCGATTCGGGCATTAAGCTCTGGGGAAAAATGGTTCTTCCAATCACCGGTTTTACCTATAATTACCACGTGCGTTAATTACCGCATGGAATGGAATGATGAAATGTTGCAGTAATGAAAATGCCTCACCTTTACGAATGAATCGACCGTCGGGACTCATGAAATTTAACCACCTGTAGTGTTCAAAATTGACAGACTTGTTGTTGGCGAATTTGTCGATGCGCAAATGTTCCACCATCCGATTGAGCTGATGTTCGTTCGGGTATTTCCCGAGGAAACGTCCAATTTTCAGGATTTCACCTCTCAAATCCTTCGAATAGGACAGTCAGTGGTCATTATAAATGAGGAAAAAACATATGGTAGCAAGAAATTACTCGTTTGAGATCTTCGTAGAAGACGAACAGGAGATTGGGATGATGTCTTTTCGTCCAAGCATCAAGCAAATGCGGAAAATACGGAGAAGAGTACACTAgtaaacaatcaaaacaagTTAAAAACAAGTTGAATCTTTGATGACATTGTTGTAGGGACGTACGTCTATCTTTCATGAAATAGTCGGCGAAGGATTCGAGATCGCCTGTAAATTTGTGTTGATTCATCAGTTTGTGAAAGTGGAAGTAGGATACGATGACATCTTTCGGGTTACGGGCAACGTAAACGACCTATAATTGTATCGATTCCACCCATTaccaaaaaaatgtgaaaGTAGCCTCGATTAGTCagcccctttttctttcaatcttttttttttatcgttatGCACCTACCTTGCTGGTTTCTAGCAATTCTGGGTGAAGCAAGTAAAGAGGCAAATGAGTTTTGAAGACCCTCGGTGACTTCATGCGCTCGAGCTGGTTCAAATCGCGTACGGCCTCTCCAACTACGAGGTTCATAATTTTCATAACTGCTGGCCGCACCACATCCATGATGTTAAAGCGGTACATCAGATCGACAAGAAACGCCGGCAGCCTCATTTTGCTACGAAGGCACGTTCCACACAGAAATCCGCGTCAGTTTTTGTTTCACATATCGATCGTATATACATTATAGTCTATAGAAATCAATAACAAACCTAACGATAGCGTCACGTTCGTATTTCTCTTGCAAGGCTTTCGGCACGTAATAATTCATCCTGaatttaacaaaaaacaagaatgtTAAATCTCTATAATCATCTGCTCCACGTAATGAGCAGCACTTACTCTAGAAATGGTGAACGGATCACTAATGGGATTTTCGATCGCTCAAAATCGCAATTGTTCATCAGCAGCCATACCAGGTCTTGCGTCCACGTCGTCCCTAAATATTTAAAAGGCGAAAAACCAATGATTTGAAAATATGCATAAATGCAGATGAATTTCAAGTTACCTGATTTTGGAAAAGTAAGAACAAACACATCGTCTGGCCGCGGTTTCAGGTTGTAAATGTTTTCTGCGTTCTCGGCAAACACTTGAGTGGTAGTGATGTATCCACCTGGAGAGGCTTCGACCAGTCCATCAGTGTACGACGGGAAATCCTGACGGAATTGGCCATCCTCTGGAAGCGTTTCAGGAATTGGAATAAACTTGACGTTAAGCGGATGGCGTCCTCCGGTCATGTTTCTAGTCTCTTGGGCAGGCATTGCCGATTGTTGCGCATTGAAGGCTCTCAGCAGAGTGGAGGCCAGTTTTATGCATCGTTAGTGGGACCTCTACTCCTGCGGAAGCTTATTTGGAAGGGAAGGCGTAtgggaaaaagggggaggtCTACGGACGTTTCAAGGTtccattttctctcttttcacaAGCACCGGCACAGAAGAGCTTTCAGTTGCTTTCACGTTTAAGGTTTTCCGAAGGTGTGGCTTATTTATAATCAAATTTGCCTTACATTATCTCTTTTAGTGAATGGTTGGGCTTCTTAACGTACAAAACCGCAATTGCGTCCTTCATTGAACTATATGTACTCGCTTcgtggaaaacaaaaattagaatctcagaaaaaagtatttgactacatttttaaaaagggctAATGGTAAAATGATTGAAAATTGGTGGGCATTGTTGAAATGTTGTCATCAACTTCTAGGAAAACGCACGAGTTCTCTGAACCCCATGAAAATCCGTTagtcaaattttaaaaaatggctgattTTGCGattatatactgtatatacagAGAAGAGAAACTCTCAGACTGAGATAAATTGAGCCCTCAACTGGCGTACAGTCAACGTTTCGTAACATTGTAAGCTATCTACTCTGTTGATGTCGTGTCTGCGTTGTTACGCCAACTTAACGCAACATGCATCTATGCAAAAGGCCAGCTGTTTTGACAACATTTTCAGACCGAAATGTTCTCAAATGACTTAAGAAATTGTCGAACCGCATCGCACATGTTTCACCGCCTGTAATGAGCAACcgtgaaacataaaaaaagaagagagtaGACGTGTGTCAGTCAAGTGACTTTTCGGGATAGTTAAAAATGATGGATCCAGTTGTTAAGAAACATAGCAGAAAAGAACGACTAGTGTTTAAATAGTGGCCGCAAGTGACCAGAAAGTCCACAGTAATATAGTGTGATAGTTTCTCTCTTTCTGCCGTACAGGTAACCTTCCTCGCAGCTAAAGAAAAAGCGGGTTTGAATGTCTTCTCTGTCGGCGGCAGAGTCACCTACAGCCTCGAGGCAACTGCCAGCGATGGGAACGGACAGGTACCAATGGTTTCTAGATCCTTAACTGGAGGTAGCGCACACATCTAATTACAGAACGTTTCCAATCCAACGAGGTATGCATAGGTCGAAAACAATGGCCCATAACTATAGTTCACTTTCAGTCTAATCTCGAGTcacctaaaaaaatttaaaaaggcgGTCAAATGTACACATAAGCCGGTGTAGTATATGAGAACCAAATGAAAGTGGGTCCGCAAAACGTGGCGAAATATGACGAAtggtgtgtttttatttttagaggGAGCTAAATAAAATAGCCGCTTGGTGGCTGAGATGAAGAGAAATGTAATACTATTTTGCCTTTCACGTTGGATCAATCTTGCTGGTCTAACTCTGTGACGAAGCTCAGGTCAGTGCCCTGTAGATTTGATTCAATCCAAAGGTCGATCTTGGCATTCAGTTCAGGTGAAAAATGGTTTTTCCAATCACCCGTTTTGCCTGTTCAAGAACGTTGGTCAATGAATTCAGAGTTACACAGTTGACTTGTCGTTTCACTTTTAAATAATACCTTTACGTATAAAGTGGCCACTGTTGTTCATGAAGCCCAATTCCTTGCAAACTTCATAGTTAACGGCCTCATTTTTGGCGAATTGGTCGAGCCGTAAATGTTCTGTAAGTTTCGTCAATTGCTCCTCGCTGAGAGACTTGCCCAGAAAACTGACCACCTTCTGAATTTCTCCTCGTAAATCCTGAGAAAATCACGAAGAGACGTGGTTTTTTTAGAGTCCGTTTAGAGTTACTTTTccgttgctcttttttttacgacttATTTGCATAGTgtacgaaaaaggaaaaacattcCTATGAAGTGAAAATATCGTTGGGACTCATATGgtttttatatgtatatacgtACCCGTTTCAGGTCttcgtaaaaaacgaaaagcaaATTTGGGTGATGGCGTTTGCTCCAGGCATCCAGTAAATGAGGGAAAAATGGTGAAGCGTATactataaaaagaaaacgtaaaacaaaacaaaagaaatcttttcttttaaatgtcTACTTATAATATGAAATTGTGTCTGTAGGGCCCGGGCGGGTTCTCTcaatgaatacaaaaatagcCACACGTGTAACGTACCTTTGTCGGACATGAAATAGTCGGCAAAGGACTCCAGGTCACCGGTGAACTGATGAAAGTGAATCAACTTGTGATAGTGAAAGTACGAGACGAGGACGTCTTTGGGATTCCGCGCAACGTAAACCACCTGACCATTGTATATATACAATTCAAGGATATATTAGAAAGTGTTCCTCAAGCCCAAATACACACCAAACAAAGAGTTTACTGATGAACTCAAAGAGcaccacacacacaacaacaaaacaaaccaaaaacaatacaattttcattagaacaaaaaataaataaataaaaacaaaacggaaCTTACTTTACTAGTCTTGAGTAGCTCGGGGTTGAGTAAATAGAGGGGCAAATGACTCTTGATGATTCGAGTTTCAGTCATTTGTTCCATTTCTTGAACATCGCGCATGACGTGACCGCATACCATGTTCACTAATTTCTTCACGTGCGGTCTCAAGACATCTCTTAAATTCCAATAGTCGAGAATCTCCAAGAATTTCGAGATGCCGGGTATACCCGTCTGACTGATCgtaatagaaaaacaaaaatccataATCAGTCAAACAAGAGATTGATTTGATCGTAACTTACTAAACAATGGCATCCCTTTCGTACTTGTCGGTCAAGACTTTGGGCAGCATGTAATTCATCCTACGACacattcaaatgaaaatcgaTTGCTGCAATCATAATTagtcaaaataaaataagtcaGAAATGTTAGCCTACTCCAAAAAGGGCGATCGAATGTTGAGAGGCGTTTTAGCTTTCTCAAAATCACATTGATTAGTTACTAGCCAAACGAGTTCTTGCATCCATGTAGTGCCTAATAATATCAATATCAAGTAGCACACGTAATTTCATTCTTATAGTTAAACACATTTTCTGTTTACCGCATTTCGGGAATGTGAGAACGTAGACGTCGTCCGGCCGGGGCTTCAAATTGTAAACGATTTCAGCTTTTTTGGGATACTCTGGCATCACTACATACCGACCGGGATTCGAATAAACTAGTCCATCTTTGTAAGCCggaaaatctttttgaaaCTGTTCATCGTTTGTCCCGGGCACAGGAATGAAATTGATTTCTAGACAAGGTCTTGTCTCGACACGGCCGTTCTGCTTTCTACAATTTCCAGCACCATTTGCCATGGCCACAAAAGCACTTGGATGCGGATCCAACGTGTCGGGCATTTCTAGCCGGAAAACGGTGAGTTAATAACTACCCCTCGGTTGCACAGAGACAACTGAATGACTGATCAGGTCGAAATGCAGGCGAGAAGGAAGAATAACAAAAGATAAGGAACTCGTACGATAAGATTACGTAACGACATCGCTTATAGATTGCCTACACCGATTACTCAGCACATTGAACACTTTGACtgctctcatttttttttttgtacaaacGATTGATGAAACAAACATGACTAACCGGTGATGGTCTCGACTTGGCAAACGTACAGACCAAGTCAATCACAAATGTCCGGTATTGTTCATAGAGTCTAGACAAATGGACATTGGCCTTTGCCTCGTTGACCATGAAAATCATAGCAGGAAACATTCTTTTTGTCAATGACATTTTGATCCAATTAAGCGCACATCCCAtttgataaaaacaaaatagaatcTTAATTGACCCAAACGCTCACGATTCTTGAAAGGTTAAAAGCCATTGTTATCTCGTTCAGAGTTGCCTAAGCCAATAATCTCTGAAGCAGGGAGCAAACCACTTCTGACTGCTCCCAACAATTtcgtccaaaaaaaaaaaagctaagtCGTAACGACATAGCGGGTAGAACGAATAGCGTTGTTTCTGTCGGAACAACACTTAAGTCTTCCACTCAAGGCCCTCGTCGATAATCATCTGAATGCTGTGATGTTCACCATTTTCAACCGAGCTTTCAGGGATAACGGACGGACTGGAAAATCCATTTGTTATCTagagaatttgttttttacctttaaaaaaatggccgttATGAAACAAGAGTAATAAACAGATTTTTATAAAGACATTTGGGACGGAgctaaaaacaatttaaacaaCTAAAAGGGGTCCTGAAAAATAGACGAGTTCAATAGTGGACTAACGAGGTCTTTCCCGACTTGTAATCAATCGAGTTTCACGCACCCTGACAACCTGTAAAATGCGTGTAAAACGAGGGCTATTGTCATGTCTGGGCACGTCTTGCTCTCATTACTCGAATTTCATATGTCAGTTTAACATGCATTAAGACAGACAGTGAACAGCCAGCGATTCCAAATCTTGTACGAGTAGAAACAAAGGTCTTTGACACATGATGACGATGACACATACCGAACAAAAGTGTCTGGTTACTAATTAAAGTTAACTCGAGGATGCGAATTTAGGACGCAAAATGAGAAACACTAGTAAAAGCTGTAAGGAAAAGGTGAAGTGCCAGGTgatttgtatttaatgtaaataagTCATTTCGCCTTGTTGAAGTGGAACAAAAAGCACTGTCAATCAAACTTTGTCTGGAACACAAGAAATACTAGTTGGGAATACTGCGCCTTGGGTAGACGGGCGTCTTTACAACGAGTGGAAAAGCATGGATCGATGATCtgttaataaataaatgagGAGACGTTGATGATGGATGAAAAAGAACTGACTGATTATAGAggctttttgaaaaaaaaagggcaaaattTCAATTGGTTAAAACATTCGACGGTTGTTGCTCCGTTGTTGGAGTTTGCACCACTGAGAGATTAGGAAACCCGACATTCTCTTTCTCCCTGTTACCACAGTCATTTG
This genomic stretch from Daphnia magna isolate NIES linkage group LG10, ASM2063170v1.1, whole genome shotgun sequence harbors:
- the LOC116931992 gene encoding sulfotransferase family cytosolic 1B member 1; this encodes MPAQETRNMTGGRHPLNVKFIPIPETLPEDGQFRQDFPSYTDGLVEASPGGYITTTQVFAENAENIYNLKPRPDDVFVLTFPKSGTTWTQDLVWLLMNNCDFERSKIPLVIRSPFLEMNYYVPKALQEKYERDAIVSKMRLPAFLVDLMYRFNIMDVVRPAVMKIMNLVVGEAVRDLNQLERMKSPRVFKTHLPLYLLHPELLETSKVVYVARNPKDVIVSYFHFHKLMNQHKFTGDLESFADYFMKDRLYSSPYFPHLLDAWTKRHHPNLLFVFYEDLKRDLRGEILKIGRFLGKYPNEHQLNRMVEHLRIDKFANNKSVNFEHYRWLNFMSPDGRFIRKGKTGDWKNHFSPELNARIDDWMKSNLKDTDLSFITELEQQD
- the LOC116931993 gene encoding sulfotransferase 1C3, producing MPDTLDPHPSAFVAMANGAGNCRKQNGRVETRPCLEINFIPVPGTNDEQFQKDFPAYKDGLVYSNPGRYVVMPEYPKKAEIVYNLKPRPDDVYVLTFPKCGTTWMQELVWLVTNQCDFEKAKTPLNIRSPFLEMNYMLPKVLTDKYERDAIVYQTGIPGISKFLEILDYWNLRDVLRPHVKKLVNMVCGHVMRDVQEMEQMTETRIIKSHLPLYLLNPELLKTSKVVYVARNPKDVLVSYFHYHKLIHFHQFTGDLESFADYFMSDKVYASPFFPHLLDAWSKRHHPNLLFVFYEDLKRDLRGEIQKVVSFLGKSLSEEQLTKLTEHLRLDQFAKNEAVNYEVCKELGFMNNSGHFIRKGKTGDWKNHFSPELNAKIDLWIESNLQGTDLSFVTELDQQD